The following are from one region of the Candidatus Shapirobacteria bacterium genome:
- a CDS encoding glycosyltransferase family 2 protein, with translation MKISVIVPCYNDGKYINHVIDQLRKSKFVGEIIVVDDDSGQETKNLLQKIKGINLITNTRNIGKSKTLKKGVLASKFDYVAFIDSDLTGFTSRHFESLVKPVLENVCDITTSVRGKEAWYGILSGFSIAYTGERAMKRELMTKNIDLFNNHGYIIEAEFNRRFLGKTRMKGILWSEVGQHGQPEKNGLRGWLVNGRQVTSYLKYLGPFEMLRQLVLVKLPSYVLN, from the coding sequence ATGAAAATCTCAGTAATTGTTCCTTGCTACAACGACGGTAAATACATTAATCACGTAATAGACCAATTAAGAAAATCAAAATTTGTCGGTGAAATAATTGTTGTCGACGATGATTCCGGTCAGGAAACAAAAAATCTTCTGCAAAAAATTAAAGGTATTAATCTGATTACTAATACCCGAAACATCGGTAAATCAAAAACTCTAAAAAAAGGAGTTTTGGCCTCTAAATTCGATTATGTTGCTTTTATTGATAGTGACCTAACTGGTTTTACCTCACGTCACTTTGAAAGCCTCGTTAAACCGGTTCTAGAAAATGTCTGCGACATTACTACCAGTGTCCGCGGAAAAGAAGCCTGGTATGGTATCCTTTCCGGATTTTCCATTGCCTACACCGGTGAAAGAGCAATGAAAAGAGAATTAATGACGAAAAACATCGATCTCTTTAACAATCATGGTTATATTATCGAGGCAGAATTTAATCGCCGATTTTTGGGTAAGACCCGAATGAAGGGGATCCTTTGGTCCGAAGTTGGACAACACGGTCAACCTGAAAAAAACGGTCTTCGTGGGTGGTTAGTCAACGGGCGCCAAGTAACTTCTTACCTCAAATATCTTGGCCCCTTTGAGATGCTTCGACAACTTGTTCTTGTTAAGCTCCCGTCATACGTTCTAAACTAG